In the genome of Candidatus Ruthia magnifica str. Cm (Calyptogena magnifica), one region contains:
- the tig gene encoding trigger factor, which yields MKASLEILKGLDRSLTVDLPIDIFNQKTDKILQKIASQVNFDGFRKGKVPVAVVRKRFGNNVNSDAINEIVNETLTDALTQVKATPVSQPVISKIDSEDEKNFSYTVDFEVFPEIKVADFSKLTIEQIKVEITKADEQRTLNGLKEQLTEYKAVKRKSEIGDRLSIDFKGLIDGKTFDGAEAKDFKIVLGKGSMIKGFEEGLIDVTPNSMLMLDLVFPKNYHMNKLSGKAVTFEININEVALPKEPKLNEVFAKKFGEKDMDALKVSIKMQMKVEIDGRIGYLNKNAIFDALSEANQFDVPQSSIDNEAQNLLKEMKERIQQQGGLPAQGEIPASAFNDEAQRRVKLGLLVNQISNDNKLSASLEQIDAKLQEISQAHGKDTQKIIDSYNQDPTKKLSIELLVIEKMVQDLILDKAKVTFKQKKFQEIT from the coding sequence ATGAAAGCCTCATTAGAAATATTAAAAGGTCTAGACAGATCATTGACAGTAGACTTGCCTATTGATATTTTTAACCAAAAAACGGATAAAATTTTGCAAAAAATTGCATCGCAAGTGAATTTTGATGGCTTTAGAAAAGGTAAAGTTCCCGTTGCTGTTGTGCGTAAGCGTTTTGGCAATAATGTCAATTCAGATGCCATTAATGAAATTGTGAACGAAACTTTGACTGATGCATTGACACAAGTCAAAGCAACTCCTGTTTCACAACCAGTTATCAGCAAAATTGACTCAGAAGATGAGAAGAATTTTTCTTATACGGTGGATTTTGAAGTATTTCCTGAAATTAAAGTAGCTGATTTTTCAAAGCTTACTATTGAGCAAATTAAGGTAGAAATTACTAAAGCTGATGAGCAAAGAACACTAAATGGATTAAAAGAACAATTGACTGAATATAAAGCCGTTAAACGTAAATCTGAAATAGGTGATAGATTATCGATTGATTTTAAAGGCTTGATTGATGGAAAAACCTTTGATGGTGCTGAAGCTAAAGACTTCAAAATAGTACTTGGCAAAGGCTCAATGATTAAAGGCTTTGAAGAAGGGTTAATAGACGTAACTCCTAATAGTATGCTGATGTTGGACTTGGTATTTCCTAAAAATTATCATATGAATAAATTATCGGGCAAAGCTGTTACTTTTGAGATCAATATTAATGAAGTGGCTTTACCCAAAGAGCCAAAATTAAATGAAGTATTTGCCAAGAAGTTTGGTGAAAAAGACATGGATGCTTTAAAAGTTAGCATAAAGATGCAAATGAAGGTCGAAATTGATGGCCGTATCGGCTATTTAAATAAAAATGCTATTTTTGACGCACTTTCTGAAGCTAATCAATTTGACGTGCCACAATCTAGTATTGACAATGAAGCACAAAACTTACTCAAAGAGATGAAAGAACGTATACAACAGCAAGGCGGCTTGCCAGCACAAGGTGAAATACCTGCTTCTGCCTTTAATGATGAAGCACAACGTCGTGTTAAACTAGGTTTATTAGTTAATCAAATCTCTAATGATAATAAATTAAGTGCTAGTTTGGAACAAATTGATGCAAAATTACAAGAAATATCTCAGGCACATGGCAAGGATACCCAGAAAATTATTGATTCTTATAATCAAGATCCAACGAAAAAATTAAGTATCGAGTTATTAGTGATTGAAAAAATGGTGCAAGATTTAATTTTAGATAAGGCCAAAGTAACTTTTAAGCAGAAAAAATTTCAAGAAATTACATAG
- the clpP gene encoding ATP-dependent Clp endopeptidase proteolytic subunit ClpP — protein sequence MDIENLNQIPIVVEQSARGERAYDIYSRLLKERIIFLVGPIEDYMANVVVAQLLFLESENPDQDIHLYINSPGGLVSAGLAIYDTMQFIKPDVSTLCIGQAASMGALLLTAGAKDKRFALPNVRCMIHQPLGGFSGQASDIDIHAQEILKVREKLNQIFKLHTSQTIKTIQKDTDRDNFMSANEATKYGLIDKVLAKR from the coding sequence ATGGACATTGAAAACTTAAATCAAATCCCAATAGTGGTGGAACAATCTGCCAGAGGTGAAAGGGCTTATGATATTTATTCGCGTCTTTTAAAAGAACGTATTATTTTTTTAGTAGGTCCCATTGAAGACTATATGGCAAATGTGGTTGTGGCGCAATTACTTTTTTTAGAATCTGAAAATCCTGATCAAGACATTCATTTATATATTAACTCTCCTGGTGGTTTAGTTTCCGCTGGTTTGGCGATTTATGATACTATGCAATTTATCAAGCCTGATGTGTCTACTTTGTGTATTGGTCAAGCGGCAAGTATGGGCGCTTTATTGTTAACAGCAGGCGCTAAAGATAAACGTTTTGCATTACCTAATGTTCGGTGTATGATTCATCAACCTTTGGGTGGGTTTTCTGGTCAAGCGAGTGATATTGATATTCATGCGCAAGAAATTTTAAAAGTGAGAGAAAAGCTCAATCAAATTTTTAAACTTCATACGAGTCAAACGATTAAAACTATTCAAAAGGACACCGATAGAGATAATTTTATGTCAGCAAATGAGGCTACCAAATACGGCTTAATTGACAAAGTATTGGCAAAACGTTAA
- the clpX gene encoding ATP-dependent Clp protease ATP-binding subunit ClpX codes for MKDDNQELVCSFCGKGKSEVGRLIKGPGVFICNKCVESCHDLIEDQASQEGVNEFEDWNYTPKQLNNFLNDYVIGQDHAKKVLSVAVYNHYKRLRSDYISNKVELDKSNILMVGPTGSGKTLLAQTLARILDVPFTVADATTLTEAGYVGDDVENVIKNLLSKCDFDPKRAQRGIIFIDEIDKISRRSDSPSITRDVSGEGVQQAMLKLIEGTVASVPPQGGRKHPNQETIDVDTSKILFICGGAFDGLDKIINRRVEKVTGIGFAADVKDQKEKKTLSDLFALIQPEDLIKFGLIPEFVGRLPVQTALSELDETALVKILIEPKNSVIKQFQEIFFMEGVKLIFRNPSLLAIARLAIKRKIGARGLRSILEDLLLDTMFELPSLLDVTEVIIDKAVVKKKKAPLIIYQSQKHSNKSKRVD; via the coding sequence GTGAAAGACGATAATCAAGAATTGGTTTGTTCATTTTGTGGTAAGGGCAAATCTGAAGTTGGGCGTTTAATCAAAGGCCCTGGGGTCTTTATTTGTAACAAATGTGTTGAATCGTGCCATGATTTAATTGAAGATCAGGCTTCTCAAGAAGGAGTTAATGAATTTGAAGATTGGAATTACACACCTAAACAATTAAACAACTTTTTAAACGATTATGTGATTGGTCAAGATCATGCCAAGAAGGTGCTATCTGTTGCAGTTTATAACCATTATAAACGCCTTCGAAGTGATTATATATCTAATAAGGTAGAATTAGATAAGTCTAATATTTTAATGGTTGGCCCTACAGGATCAGGCAAGACATTATTGGCACAAACATTAGCACGCATATTAGACGTTCCTTTCACAGTGGCTGATGCAACGACATTAACTGAAGCGGGCTATGTGGGTGATGACGTTGAAAATGTGATTAAAAATTTATTATCAAAATGTGATTTTGATCCAAAACGCGCTCAACGTGGTATTATTTTTATTGATGAAATTGATAAAATTTCTCGTCGTTCTGACTCACCTTCTATTACTCGTGATGTCTCGGGCGAGGGTGTACAACAAGCCATGCTTAAATTGATTGAAGGTACTGTGGCAAGTGTACCACCTCAAGGTGGGCGTAAGCACCCTAATCAAGAAACTATTGATGTAGACACTTCGAAGATTTTATTTATTTGTGGCGGAGCCTTTGATGGGTTGGATAAAATTATTAATAGACGTGTTGAAAAAGTAACAGGTATTGGTTTTGCTGCAGATGTAAAAGACCAAAAAGAAAAAAAAACATTGAGTGATTTATTTGCATTAATCCAACCAGAAGATTTAATTAAATTTGGCTTAATTCCAGAGTTTGTTGGGCGTTTACCAGTACAAACAGCACTGAGTGAGTTAGATGAAACTGCTTTAGTGAAAATTTTAATAGAGCCTAAAAATTCAGTTATTAAACAGTTTCAAGAAATATTTTTTATGGAGGGTGTTAAACTTATTTTTAGAAATCCATCCTTACTGGCAATTGCAAGATTAGCTATTAAACGTAAAATAGGCGCTAGAGGTTTGCGTTCTATTTTAGAAGATTTGTTATTAGACACGATGTTTGAATTACCATCACTTCTTGATGTGACCGAGGTGATTATTGACAAAGCAGTGGTGAAAAAGAAAAAAGCACCACTGATTATCTATCAATCTCAAAAACACTCCAATAAATCTAAAAGAGTTGATTAA
- the hflX gene encoding ribosome rescue GTPase HflX, with the protein MVLFEQQKDAIGKGERTLLVYVELTSNKQSHNAQVEFKELAESSGLNIVKTIKVNCNSVLIRFFIGTGKVEEIAKIVEDSALDLVIFSPELSPSQERNLKKSLKCQVMDRTGLILDIFALRASSFEGKLQVELAQLKHLSTRLIRGWTHLERQKGGIGLRGPGETQLETDKRLIAIRIKNITKRLYKVHKQRDLGRKSRTKNELPMIALAGYTNAGKSTLFNVLTNAEVFANDQLFATLNSTIRRVILPASGEAAIVDTVGFIQDLPHDLVDAFKSTLEETKCANVLLHIVDAADEYNIEKIAQVEDIIFEIGASNIPSILVMNKIDCLDNFVPRMDRDENGHIHRVWLSAQTGKGIDFLHQALAEQLSGMMTRAKVHLDVGSAYIRSNIHDIGHIHHEKVDDFGAWVLEIFVTKHYLSKLLNFKGVTLLWEQSSPTNKLI; encoded by the coding sequence TTGGTATTATTTGAACAACAAAAAGATGCTATTGGCAAAGGTGAAAGAACGCTTTTGGTGTATGTTGAGTTGACAAGTAATAAACAGTCGCACAATGCTCAAGTTGAATTTAAAGAACTAGCTGAGTCTTCAGGTCTGAATATCGTTAAAACCATTAAAGTGAATTGTAACTCAGTATTAATTCGATTTTTTATTGGCACAGGCAAGGTTGAAGAAATCGCAAAAATAGTAGAGGATTCAGCATTGGATTTGGTGATTTTTTCTCCTGAATTATCACCCTCTCAAGAACGTAATTTAAAAAAATCTTTGAAGTGTCAAGTGATGGATAGAACGGGATTAATCTTAGATATCTTTGCTTTACGTGCCAGTTCTTTTGAAGGTAAGTTGCAAGTAGAGTTAGCACAACTTAAACACTTATCAACACGCTTAATTCGTGGTTGGACACATCTTGAGCGTCAAAAAGGCGGCATCGGGCTGCGTGGTCCTGGTGAAACTCAGTTAGAAACTGATAAGCGATTAATTGCTATACGTATTAAAAATATTACTAAGCGATTGTATAAAGTACATAAACAGCGTGATTTGGGTAGAAAATCACGCACTAAAAATGAATTACCTATGATTGCTTTAGCGGGCTATACTAATGCAGGTAAATCAACTTTGTTTAATGTCCTTACTAATGCAGAAGTATTTGCCAACGATCAACTTTTTGCAACCCTTAATTCAACCATTAGACGCGTGATACTGCCTGCATCTGGAGAAGCAGCAATTGTTGATACCGTGGGTTTTATTCAAGATTTACCTCATGACCTTGTTGATGCGTTTAAATCTACATTAGAGGAGACTAAATGCGCTAATGTTTTATTGCATATTGTTGACGCAGCTGATGAGTATAATATTGAGAAAATTGCTCAAGTTGAAGATATTATTTTTGAGATTGGTGCAAGTAATATACCAAGTATATTGGTGATGAATAAAATTGATTGTTTAGATAATTTTGTGCCACGCATGGATCGTGATGAAAATGGACATATTCATAGAGTTTGGCTTTCAGCACAAACAGGAAAAGGTATCGATTTTCTTCATCAAGCTCTAGCTGAACAGCTTAGTGGCATGATGACTCGTGCAAAAGTTCACCTGGATGTTGGTAGTGCATATATCCGTAGTAATATTCATGACATTGGACATATCCATCATGAAAAAGTGGATGATTTTGGGGCTTGGGTACTTGAAATCTTTGTTACTAAACACTATCTATCTAAATTACTAAACTTTAAAGGCGTTACATTGCTATGGGAACAGAGCTCACCAACGAACAAATTGATCTAA